The following proteins are co-located in the Rhodococcus opacus B4 genome:
- a CDS encoding acyl-CoA synthetase, which produces MSLDARTDTVDGVLRRSAAKFPDRRALTFEDRTWTYRELDDAVSRAAAYLQSLGLSAGERVAAYGTNSDAYAIGFLACARAGLVHVPVNYALKGEELTYLVSQSGSVAVLVDPALGDTLDSVRDALDLRHVVPLRDVEDSLLAHAGSGDVPALAVPVASTDLAQLLYTSGTTSKPKGAMMTHGGLVHEYVSSVIALALNERDNPLICMPLYHSAGMHVFMLPYLSVGASVHLMQTPDIPEILRRIEADRIGSLFLAPTVWVPLAGHPDLETRDLSSLTKAQYGASIMPVTVLNRLRERYPDLGFYNCFGQSEIGPLATVLQPEEHEERPSSCGKAVFFVETRVVDPDGNDVPDGTPGEVLYRSPQLCLGYWDNPDATAEAFRDGWFHSGDLVTRDPEGYITVVDRIKDVINTGGILVASREVEDAVYTHPDVAEVAVIGTPDEKWIEAITAVVVLRESASGVTPDGLIAHVKERIAPFKVPKQVVFVDELPRNQSGKLLKRELREKL; this is translated from the coding sequence ATGAGTCTGGATGCGCGCACCGATACCGTCGACGGAGTGCTGCGGCGCTCGGCCGCCAAGTTCCCCGACCGCAGGGCGCTGACGTTCGAGGACCGCACGTGGACGTACCGGGAACTCGACGACGCGGTCAGCCGCGCCGCCGCCTACCTGCAGTCGCTGGGACTGTCGGCCGGTGAGCGCGTCGCCGCGTACGGCACCAACTCGGACGCGTACGCGATCGGGTTCCTGGCCTGCGCGCGTGCGGGTCTCGTGCACGTCCCCGTCAACTACGCTCTCAAGGGCGAAGAGCTGACCTACCTGGTGTCGCAGTCCGGGAGCGTCGCCGTGCTGGTCGATCCGGCGCTGGGAGACACCCTCGATTCGGTCCGGGACGCGCTCGACCTGCGTCATGTGGTGCCCCTGCGCGACGTCGAAGACTCGCTGCTCGCCCACGCCGGCTCCGGCGACGTTCCCGCGCTCGCCGTGCCGGTCGCGTCCACCGACCTGGCCCAGTTGCTGTACACGTCGGGGACGACGTCGAAGCCGAAGGGCGCCATGATGACTCACGGCGGCCTCGTGCACGAGTACGTGTCCTCCGTGATCGCGCTCGCCCTGAACGAGCGCGACAATCCGCTGATCTGCATGCCGCTGTACCACTCGGCGGGCATGCACGTGTTCATGCTGCCGTACCTGTCCGTGGGCGCCTCGGTGCATCTGATGCAGACCCCGGACATCCCGGAGATCCTGCGGCGCATCGAAGCCGATCGCATCGGCTCGCTGTTCCTGGCACCGACGGTGTGGGTGCCGCTCGCCGGACATCCGGATCTCGAGACCCGCGACCTGTCGTCGTTGACGAAGGCGCAGTACGGCGCGTCGATCATGCCGGTGACGGTGCTGAATCGGCTCCGCGAACGCTACCCCGACCTGGGCTTCTACAACTGCTTCGGGCAGTCCGAGATCGGTCCGCTCGCCACGGTGCTGCAACCGGAGGAACACGAGGAGCGGCCGTCGTCGTGCGGGAAGGCCGTGTTCTTCGTCGAGACGCGGGTGGTGGATCCGGACGGTAACGACGTTCCGGACGGCACGCCGGGCGAGGTGCTCTACCGGTCGCCCCAACTGTGCCTGGGGTACTGGGACAACCCCGACGCCACCGCGGAGGCGTTCCGCGACGGCTGGTTCCACTCGGGCGATCTGGTGACGCGGGACCCCGAGGGGTACATCACCGTCGTCGACCGCATCAAGGACGTCATCAACACCGGCGGCATCCTCGTGGCGTCGCGGGAGGTCGAGGACGCCGTCTACACGCACCCGGACGTGGCCGAGGTGGCCGTCATCGGGACCCCGGACGAGAAGTGGATCGAGGCGATCACCGCGGTGGTGGTGCTGCGGGAGAGCGCGTCCGGTGTGACCCCGGACGGGTTGATCGCCCACGTCAAGGAACGCATCGCGCCGTTCAAGGTGCCCAAGCAGGTGGTGTTCGTGGACGAACTGCCCCGCAACCAGAGCGGTAAGCTGCTCAAACGCGAACTGCGGGAAAAGCTCTGA
- a CDS encoding enoyl-CoA hydratase encodes MTENFVETTVEPDTGVAFLTLNRPEQRNPLSSEAMRDVTAALRKLGDDDTTRVVVIRAAGPVFSAGHDLKEMIGRTLEDEQAIFDTCVEMMQAVQDIPQPVIASVQGAAVAAGCQLAASCDLVVASSNAVFGTPGVKIGLFCSTPMVALSRAIGRKRALQMLLTGETIDAETAADWGLVNLVVAPADLDAQTRDLAAKITKASPLTVKIGKQAFYRQIDLPQDEAYEAMAETMATNAVTCDAQEGMQAFVGKRTPQWQGK; translated from the coding sequence ATGACCGAGAACTTCGTCGAGACCACTGTCGAGCCGGACACCGGCGTCGCGTTCCTCACCCTGAACCGCCCGGAACAGCGCAATCCGCTGTCGTCCGAGGCCATGCGGGACGTCACCGCAGCACTTCGGAAGCTGGGCGACGACGACACCACCCGCGTCGTCGTCATCAGGGCTGCAGGACCGGTGTTCTCCGCGGGCCACGACCTGAAGGAGATGATCGGCCGCACGCTGGAGGACGAGCAGGCCATCTTCGACACCTGCGTCGAGATGATGCAGGCGGTGCAGGACATTCCCCAGCCGGTCATCGCCTCCGTGCAGGGCGCGGCCGTCGCGGCGGGCTGTCAGCTGGCGGCCTCGTGCGACCTGGTGGTTGCGTCGTCGAACGCCGTGTTCGGGACACCGGGGGTGAAGATCGGCCTGTTCTGCTCCACCCCGATGGTGGCGCTCAGCCGCGCGATCGGGCGTAAGCGCGCACTGCAGATGCTGCTCACCGGCGAGACGATCGATGCCGAGACCGCGGCGGACTGGGGCCTGGTGAATCTGGTGGTGGCGCCGGCGGACCTGGACGCGCAGACCCGGGACCTCGCCGCGAAGATCACGAAGGCCAGCCCGCTCACCGTGAAGATCGGCAAGCAGGCGTTCTACCGCCAGATAGACCTGCCCCAGGACGAGGCGTACGAGGCGATGGCCGAGACGATGGCGACCAACGCCGTCACCTGCGACGCCCAGGAGGGTATGCAGGCGTTCGTCGGCAAGCGCACACCGCAGTGGCAGGGAAAGTAG
- the fahA gene encoding fumarylacetoacetase, protein MTVLDIPADSLFGLENLPYGVFSTPGSAPRVGVRVGDSVVDLAATLGDDVFAQPTLNAFMAQGRSRWTEVRGQITELVQGDIADTAVFAVADVTMHLPVAVADYVDFYASEFHASNLGRLFRPDSEPLMPNWKHLPVGYHGRSSTVIVSGTDVIRPCGQRKSPSQDAPDFGPSRRLDIEAEMGFLVGVPTELGETITPDQFAEYVFGAVVVNDWSARDIQAWEYVPLGPFLGKSFATSISPWVVPLDALEAARIDTPTQDPQPLPYLRGEEKWGLDIDLAVEWNGHVVSRPPYAQMYWSPAQMLAHTTVNGAAASTGDMFASGTISGPEKDQRGAFIELTWGGQEPVVVGDEKRTFLEDGDEIAISATAPGPNGTRIGFGEVRARIAPPVSTS, encoded by the coding sequence ATGACCGTCCTCGACATCCCCGCCGATTCCCTCTTCGGGTTGGAGAATCTGCCGTACGGCGTGTTCTCGACCCCCGGCTCGGCCCCGCGGGTCGGGGTGCGGGTGGGAGACTCCGTCGTGGATCTCGCCGCCACCCTCGGCGACGACGTCTTCGCCCAGCCCACCCTCAACGCCTTCATGGCGCAGGGCCGGTCGCGGTGGACCGAGGTCCGCGGGCAGATCACCGAACTGGTCCAGGGCGACATCGCCGACACCGCGGTGTTCGCGGTGGCCGACGTGACCATGCACCTGCCCGTGGCCGTCGCCGACTACGTCGACTTCTACGCCTCCGAATTTCACGCCAGCAACCTCGGGCGACTGTTCCGCCCCGACTCCGAACCGCTGATGCCCAATTGGAAGCACCTGCCGGTCGGATACCACGGGCGGTCGAGCACCGTGATCGTGTCGGGCACCGACGTGATCCGGCCGTGCGGGCAGCGCAAGTCCCCGAGTCAGGACGCCCCCGACTTCGGGCCGTCCCGCCGCCTCGACATCGAGGCCGAGATGGGCTTCCTCGTCGGCGTCCCGACCGAATTGGGGGAGACCATCACCCCGGACCAGTTCGCGGAGTATGTGTTCGGCGCGGTCGTCGTGAACGACTGGTCCGCCCGCGACATCCAGGCCTGGGAGTACGTGCCGCTCGGTCCGTTCCTCGGCAAGAGTTTCGCGACGTCCATCTCCCCGTGGGTCGTGCCGCTCGACGCCCTCGAGGCGGCCCGTATCGACACCCCGACCCAGGACCCGCAGCCGCTGCCGTACCTGCGGGGCGAGGAGAAGTGGGGTCTGGACATCGACCTGGCCGTCGAATGGAACGGGCACGTCGTGTCCCGGCCGCCGTACGCGCAGATGTACTGGTCGCCGGCGCAGATGCTCGCCCACACCACGGTCAACGGCGCCGCCGCCAGCACGGGCGATATGTTCGCGTCGGGCACCATCTCCGGACCGGAGAAGGACCAGCGGGGCGCGTTCATCGAACTGACCTGGGGTGGGCAGGAACCCGTCGTCGTGGGGGACGAGAAGCGCACGTTCCTCGAGGACGGCGACGAGATCGCCATCTCCGCCACCGCACCGGGCCCGAACGGCACCCGCATCGGCTTCGGTGAGGTGCGGGCCCGCATTGCTCCACCTGTGAGTACTTCTTAA